In a single window of the Papaver somniferum cultivar HN1 chromosome 8, ASM357369v1, whole genome shotgun sequence genome:
- the LOC113305658 gene encoding uncharacterized protein LOC113305658 yields the protein MCGTNKAPGPDGYNLEFYKVCWGILKVDVMDAINELFCKEKLNVVMPGLISNAQGDFVKDRQILDGIPIANECVDSILRQKKPGIIYKIDMQKDFDNVSWPSLFSILEKNVFRRKWIQWIKWCVTASQLSILVNGEAANMIKPSKEVLSLLVNDVVSQNRISGFQVVKGGTVVSHLQFVDDTIIFLNASRVEVRRLLIFLFMFEVLTGLKLNLEKSSMICVGEGELVEDLEIGCKTEFLPVTYLGMPIEAGRRSIVI from the exons ATGTGTGGAACTAATAAAGCTCCTGGACCAGATGGGTATAATTTGGAGTTCTATAAAGTTTGCTGGGGAATTTTGAAGGTAGATGTCATGGATGCTATTAATGAATTATTCTGTAAAG AAAAACTTAATGTGGTGATGCCTGGTTTGATTTCTAATGCTCAAGGGGATTTTGTGAAGGATAGACAGATTCTTGATGGCATCCCAATTGCCAATGAGTGCGTCGATAGTATACTGAGACAAAAGAAGCCTGGAATCATATATAAGATTGATATGCAGAAAGATTTTGATAACGTAAGTTGGCCTTCTCTTTTTTCTATTTTGGAAAAGAATGTTTTTCGCAGAAAGTGGATTCAATGGATAAAATGGTGTGTCACTGCTTCCCAATTATCTATCCTGGTTAATGGTGAAGCTGCAAATATGATTAAACCTTCAAAAG AGGTTCTTTCTCTTCTTGTTAATGATGTTGTTTCTCAAAATAGAATTAGTGGATTTCAGGTGGTGAAGGGAGGCACTGTTGTGTCTCACTTGCAGTTTGTTGATGATACTATCATCTTTTTGAATGCTTCTAGGGTGGAGGTTAGAAGGCtgcttatttttctttttatgtttgaGGTTCTCACTGGTCTTAAGTTAAATTTAGAAAAAAGCTCAATGATATGTGTTGGTGAAGGTGAGTTAGTTGAGGATTTGGAAATAGGATGTAAGACGGAGTTTCTACCAGTTACTTACTTAGGTATGCCTATAGAAGCAGGTAGAAGAAGTATTGTAATCTGA